One window from the genome of Bubalus kerabau isolate K-KA32 ecotype Philippines breed swamp buffalo chromosome 17, PCC_UOA_SB_1v2, whole genome shotgun sequence encodes:
- the NUP62 gene encoding nuclear pore glycoprotein p62, translating to MSGFNFGGTGASTGGFTFGTTKTATTTPATGFSFSTSSTGGFSFGTPSQSAASTPATSLFSLSTQTPATQTPAFSFGTTTPAAGATGFSLGSNTPKLSLGSTAPAPAQPGGFGLGGSTLSSAVSSASTSAQGAAPGGFVFGSATASATPPTTSTSGGFSFTGGSTSQTGTSGFNIGSLGGPAQPPALGGLPFTAAAPAATGAGAAQPAAPTPAATTTSAGPSLFTSLATAPTSSAATGLSLGTPATTTGTAGAGTVGFNLKAPGAASTTSTATTTTTTTAATTSTTGFSLNIKPLAPAGIPSNTAASGSAPSGASTAAGGSGSAALTYAQLESLINKWSLELEDQERHFLQQATQVNAWDRTLIENGERITSLHREVEKVKLDQKRLDQELDFILSQQKELEDLLSPLEESVKEQSGTVHLQHADEEREKTYKLAENIDAQLKRMAQDLKDIIEHLNTSGGPADTSDPLQQICKILNAHMDSLQWIDQNSALLQRKVEEVTKVCEGRRKEQERSFRITFD from the coding sequence ATGAGCGGGTTTAATTTTGGAGGCACTGGGGCCTCCACAGGAGGGTTCACATTTGGCACCACAAAGACAGCAACGACCACGCCCGCCACaggcttttctttctccacatccaGCACTGGCGGGTTTAGCTTTGGGACTCCCTCCCAGTCAGCCGCCAGCACCCCTGCCACCAGCCTGTTCTCACTCAGCACCCAGACTCCCGCGACACAGACCCCGGCCTTCAGCTTTGGGACCACGACGCCTGCAGCAGGAGCCACCGGATTTTCCTTAGGGAGCAACACCCCAAAGCTGAGCCTGGGCAGCacggccccggccccagcccagcCCGGCGGCTTCGGGCTCGGGGGCAGCACGCTCAGCAGCGCGGTCTCCAGCGCCAGCACGTCCGCCCAGGGTGCAGCGCCCGGCGGCTTTGTGTTTGGCTCCGCCACCGCATCTGCCACCCCGCCCACCACATCCACGTCCGGGGGCTTCTCGTTCACAGGTGGGAGTACATCCCAGACTGGGACCTCTGGCTTCAACATAGGCTCCCTGgggggcccagcccagcccccagcccttggCGGGCTGCCCTTCACTGCGGCCGCTCCAGCAGCCACTGGAGCGGGAGCCGCACAGCCGGCCGCGCCCACCcccgccgccaccaccaccagcgCTGGGCCCTCGCTCTTCACCTCGCTGGCAACTGCTCCCACCTCGTCCGCCGCCACCGGGCTCTCCCTTGGCACCCCAGCGACCACCACGGGGACAGCAGGAGCGGGGACGGTGGGCTTCAACCTGAAGGCCCCTGGAGCAGCTTCCACCACCTCCACGGCGACAACCACCACGACCACGACCGctgccaccaccagcaccaccggCTTCTCCCTTAACATAAAGCCCCTGGCTCCGGCCGGGATCCCCAGCAACACGGCGGCCTCCGGGAGTGCACCCAGCGGTGCCAGCACGGCTGCCGGGGGGTCGGGCAGTGCTGCGCTGACCTACGCCCAGCTGGAGAGTCTCATCAACAAGTGGAGCCTGGAGCTGGAAGACCAGGAGCGGCACTTCCTGCAGCAGGCCACGCAGGTCAATGCCTGGGACCGCACGCTGATCGAGAATGGCGAGAGGATCACCAGCCTCCACCGCGAGGTGGAGAAGGTGAAGCTGGACCAGAAGCGGCTGGACCAGGAGCTCGACTTCATCCTGTCACAGCAGAAGGAGCTGGAGGACCTGCTGAGCCCGCTGGAGGAGTCGGTCAAGGAGCAGAGCGGCACGGTGCACCTGCAGCACGCCGACGAGGAGCGCGAGAAGACCTACAAGCTGGCCGAGAACATCGACGCGCAGCTCAAGCGCATGGCCCAGGACCTCAAGGACATCATCGAGCACTTGAACACGTCGGGGGGCCCGGCCGACACCAGCGACCCGCTGCAGCAGATCTGCAAGATCCTCAACGCGCACATGGACTCGCTGCAGTGGATCGACCAGAACTCGGCGCTGCTGCAGAGGAAGGTGGAGGAGGTGACCAAGGTGTGCGAGGGCCGGCGCAAGGAGCAGGAGCGCAGCTTCCGCATCACCTTCGACTGA